In a single window of the Necator americanus strain Aroian chromosome X, whole genome shotgun sequence genome:
- a CDS encoding hypothetical protein (NECATOR_CHRX.G26165.T1), whose product MIIVWVVYVVLLHLTFVCYTVIRVVVILTATSCDSSRLCFCVGTRMAHSQSVSPLRSHLTIGPHSQSLRGPSRTPQGHAHTYSVREKSVGEILHYEADSYARLLQMNQCYEAMPTSSKMVVFDTELVLWKAFNGLVYQNTRHVLLSNGEQGGLITGILSVTDFIRVMLRLHRERGNSDALADEKEDIGKLTIQKYRELVQKEGKLKELVYINANSSLLEAARLLAQHRIHRLPVLDPESGSPLFILTHKRLLKFLWCFGQQYSQPDFHIRTARDLNVGSWVGIRVVFPDTPLTDCLDILLNKGVSGVPVVERDTFKVVDMYSRFDAVGIALEEDAESLDVTVVQALKFKNIGRDSQSEKDRVVSVRDTDTLWKAITVLVERNVHRLCAVNEKGAIEGIISLSDVINHMVVKPGANLKPIRAPPRHHSYHTVEQNEKELRHRLQDSAMLLEDTATGKLQKDFNNMTIR is encoded by the exons ATGATCATTGTGTGGGTCGTCTATGTGGTGCTGCTGCATCTCACTTTCGTCTGTTACACAGTAATACGAGTTGTTGTTATTCTTACCGCTACCAGCTGTGACTCCAGTCGTCTCTGCTTTTGTGTA GGAACAAGAATGGCACACTCACAATCAGTTTCGCCTTTACGTTCCCATTTAACTATCGGACCCCATTCGCAGTCCTTGCGAGGACCTTCACGAACACCTCAGGGACATGCACATACTTACAGCGTTAGGGAGAAATCTGTGGGAGAG ATCCTCCATTATGAAGCAGATTCATACGCTCGTCTGCTCCAAATGAATCAATGCTATGAAGCCATGCCAACGTCAAGCAAAATGGTAGTATTTGATACCGAATTGGTGTTATGGAAAGCTTTCAACGGCCTTGTTTATCAAA ATACTCGACATGTACTGTTATCAAATGGCGAACAAGGAGGATTAATTACGGGAATTCTTTCAGTTACTGATTTTATACGGGTTATGCTCCGGCTACATAG ggaGCGAGGAAATTCTGATGCCTTAGCTGATGAAAAGGAAGATATAGGAAAGCTGACGATCCAGAAATACAGAG AATTAgttcaaaaagaaggaaagctCAAAGAATTAGTGTATATCAATGCAAATAGCAG CTTACTCGAAGCAGCTCGATTACTTGCCCAACATCGTATCCATCGTTTACCCGTCCTCGATCCTGAGTCTGGTAGCCCTCTATTCATACTCACTCACAAACGACTACTCAAATTTCTGTGGTGCTTT GGTCAACAGTATTCTCAGCCAGACTTCCATATCCGAACTGCAAGAGATCTGAATGTTGGCTCCTGGGTTGGAATACGTGTa GTGTTTCCGGATACTCCTTTAACAGACTGCTTGGATATTCTTTTAAACAAAGGTGTGTCGGGTGTACCTGTCGTCGAACGAGATACTTTCaa GGTTGTTGATATGTATTCCCGCTTCGACGCAGTTGGTATCGCTCTAGAAGAGGACGCTGAAAGCTTAGATGTCACAGTTGTGCAAgctttaaaattcaaaaacatagGCAGg GATTCTCAGAGTGAGAAGGATCGCGTGGTCTCTGTTCGGGACACGGATACTCTCTGGAAGGCCATCACAGTACTCGTGGAACGAAATGTACATCGTTTATGTGCTGTCAATGAGAAAGGTGCTATTGAG GGGATTATTTCATTATCTGACGTCATCAATCATATGGTGGTAAAGCCTGGAGCAAATTTAAAGCCCATACGTGCACCACCAAGGCATCACTCTTATCACACAGTCGAACAAAACGAAAAG GAATTGCGCCATCGACTGCAGGACAGCGCAATGCTACTAGAAGATACTGCAACGGGAAAGCTGCAGAAAGATTTTAATAATATGACTATTCGCTAA
- a CDS encoding hypothetical protein (NECATOR_CHRX.G26165.T3), with protein sequence MAHSQSVSPLRSHLTIGPHSQSLRGPSRTPQGHAHTYSVREKSVGEILHYEADSYARLLQMNQCYEAMPTSSKMVVFDTELVLWKAFNGLVYQNTRHVLLSNGEQGGLITGILSVTDFIRVMLRLHRERGNSDALADEKEDIGKLTIQKYRELVQKEGKLKELVYINANSSLLEAARLLAQHRIHRLPVLDPESGSPLFILTHKRLLKFLWCFGQQYSQPDFHIRTARDLNVGSWVGIRVVFPDTPLTDCLDILLNKGVSGVPVVERDTFKVVDMYSRFDAVGIALEEDAESLDVTVVQALKFKNIGRDSQSEKDRVVSVRDTDTLWKAITVLVERNVHRLCAVNEKGAIEGIISLSDVINHMVVKPGANLKPIRAPPRHHSYHTVEQNEKELRHRLQDSAMLLEDTATGKLQKDFNNMTIR encoded by the exons ATGGCACACTCACAATCAGTTTCGCCTTTACGTTCCCATTTAACTATCGGACCCCATTCGCAGTCCTTGCGAGGACCTTCACGAACACCTCAGGGACATGCACATACTTACAGCGTTAGGGAGAAATCTGTGGGAGAG ATCCTCCATTATGAAGCAGATTCATACGCTCGTCTGCTCCAAATGAATCAATGCTATGAAGCCATGCCAACGTCAAGCAAAATGGTAGTATTTGATACCGAATTGGTGTTATGGAAAGCTTTCAACGGCCTTGTTTATCAAA ATACTCGACATGTACTGTTATCAAATGGCGAACAAGGAGGATTAATTACGGGAATTCTTTCAGTTACTGATTTTATACGGGTTATGCTCCGGCTACATAG ggaGCGAGGAAATTCTGATGCCTTAGCTGATGAAAAGGAAGATATAGGAAAGCTGACGATCCAGAAATACAGAG AATTAgttcaaaaagaaggaaagctCAAAGAATTAGTGTATATCAATGCAAATAGCAG CTTACTCGAAGCAGCTCGATTACTTGCCCAACATCGTATCCATCGTTTACCCGTCCTCGATCCTGAGTCTGGTAGCCCTCTATTCATACTCACTCACAAACGACTACTCAAATTTCTGTGGTGCTTT GGTCAACAGTATTCTCAGCCAGACTTCCATATCCGAACTGCAAGAGATCTGAATGTTGGCTCCTGGGTTGGAATACGTGTa GTGTTTCCGGATACTCCTTTAACAGACTGCTTGGATATTCTTTTAAACAAAGGTGTGTCGGGTGTACCTGTCGTCGAACGAGATACTTTCaa GGTTGTTGATATGTATTCCCGCTTCGACGCAGTTGGTATCGCTCTAGAAGAGGACGCTGAAAGCTTAGATGTCACAGTTGTGCAAgctttaaaattcaaaaacatagGCAGg GATTCTCAGAGTGAGAAGGATCGCGTGGTCTCTGTTCGGGACACGGATACTCTCTGGAAGGCCATCACAGTACTCGTGGAACGAAATGTACATCGTTTATGTGCTGTCAATGAGAAAGGTGCTATTGAG GGGATTATTTCATTATCTGACGTCATCAATCATATGGTGGTAAAGCCTGGAGCAAATTTAAAGCCCATACGTGCACCACCAAGGCATCACTCTTATCACACAGTCGAACAAAACGAAAAG GAATTGCGCCATCGACTGCAGGACAGCGCAATGCTACTAGAAGATACTGCAACGGGAAAGCTGCAGAAAGATTTTAATAATATGACTATTCGCTAA
- a CDS encoding hypothetical protein (NECATOR_CHRX.G26166.T2), whose product MNAAWYVLVAVAIPANCDYLDDSVSGCSSKCAVTKDKDLTCFNSTLAYFEKTLFGVMRNYVAAQLNLASHSPGGVPSSKEQMVASTLAVMGKVNPLNIEDEKGLLTTDGARAIVEALVDNVLANSPGNYETYCPEGCEQSKSPWMWWFVASVIANVLLVAIASAFTMHSSLRAKTMHQDVQKMGTNAGKIVKQN is encoded by the exons ATGAACGCG GCCTGGTATGTGCTCGTTGCCGTTGCGATTCCAGCAAATTGCGACTATTTGGATGACAGTGTTTCCGGTTGTTCCTCCAAGTGCGCTGTAACCAAAGATAAG GACCTCACCTGTTTCAATTCGACGCTCGCGTATTTTGAGAAGACGCTGTTTGGTGTTATGAGGAACTATGTTGCTGCACAG CTGAATCTCGCTTCGCATTCACCAGGTGGTGTTCCATCCTCAAAGGAGCAGATGGTGGCATCAACGCTTGCGGTGATGGGGAAG GTCAATCCGTTAAATATCGAAGACGAAAAAGGACTATTGACAACTGACGGTGCCAGAGCGATTGTAGAGGCTCTTGTAGACAATGTCCTG GCTAACAGTCCAGGGAATTACGAGACTTACTGTCCTGAGGGATGCGAGCAGTCGAAATCGCCTTGGATGTGGTGGTTTGTCGCTTCAGTGATCGCGAACGTTCTCCTAGTTGCCATTGCGTCTGCGTTCACGATGCATAG TAGTCTCAGGGCAAAGACCATGCATCAAGATGTACAGAAAATGGGCACTAATGCAGGAAAGATTGTGAAGCAGAACTGA
- a CDS encoding hypothetical protein (NECATOR_CHRX.G26165.T2) — MAHSQSVSPLRSHLTIGPHSQSLRGPSRTPQGHAHTYSVREKSVGEILHYEADSYARLLQMNQCYEAMPTSSKMVVFDTELVLWKAFNGLVYQNTRHVLLSNGEQGGLITGILSVTDFIRVMLRLHRERGNSDALADEKEDIGKLTIQKYRELVQKEGKLKELVYINANSSLLEAARLLAQHRIHRLPVLDPESGSPLFILTHKRLLKFLWCFGQQYSQPDFHIRTARDLNVGSWVGIRVVFPDTPLTDCLDILLNKGVSGVPVVERDTFKVVDMYSRFDAVGIALEEDAESLDVTVVQALKFKNIGRSEKDRVVSVRDTDTLWKAITVLVERNVHRLCAVNEKGAIEGIISLSDVINHMVVKPGANLKPIRAPPRHHSYHTVEQNEKELRHRLQDSAMLLEDTATGKLQKDFNNMTIR, encoded by the exons ATGGCACACTCACAATCAGTTTCGCCTTTACGTTCCCATTTAACTATCGGACCCCATTCGCAGTCCTTGCGAGGACCTTCACGAACACCTCAGGGACATGCACATACTTACAGCGTTAGGGAGAAATCTGTGGGAGAG ATCCTCCATTATGAAGCAGATTCATACGCTCGTCTGCTCCAAATGAATCAATGCTATGAAGCCATGCCAACGTCAAGCAAAATGGTAGTATTTGATACCGAATTGGTGTTATGGAAAGCTTTCAACGGCCTTGTTTATCAAA ATACTCGACATGTACTGTTATCAAATGGCGAACAAGGAGGATTAATTACGGGAATTCTTTCAGTTACTGATTTTATACGGGTTATGCTCCGGCTACATAG ggaGCGAGGAAATTCTGATGCCTTAGCTGATGAAAAGGAAGATATAGGAAAGCTGACGATCCAGAAATACAGAG AATTAgttcaaaaagaaggaaagctCAAAGAATTAGTGTATATCAATGCAAATAGCAG CTTACTCGAAGCAGCTCGATTACTTGCCCAACATCGTATCCATCGTTTACCCGTCCTCGATCCTGAGTCTGGTAGCCCTCTATTCATACTCACTCACAAACGACTACTCAAATTTCTGTGGTGCTTT GGTCAACAGTATTCTCAGCCAGACTTCCATATCCGAACTGCAAGAGATCTGAATGTTGGCTCCTGGGTTGGAATACGTGTa GTGTTTCCGGATACTCCTTTAACAGACTGCTTGGATATTCTTTTAAACAAAGGTGTGTCGGGTGTACCTGTCGTCGAACGAGATACTTTCaa GGTTGTTGATATGTATTCCCGCTTCGACGCAGTTGGTATCGCTCTAGAAGAGGACGCTGAAAGCTTAGATGTCACAGTTGTGCAAgctttaaaattcaaaaacatagGCAGg AGTGAGAAGGATCGCGTGGTCTCTGTTCGGGACACGGATACTCTCTGGAAGGCCATCACAGTACTCGTGGAACGAAATGTACATCGTTTATGTGCTGTCAATGAGAAAGGTGCTATTGAG GGGATTATTTCATTATCTGACGTCATCAATCATATGGTGGTAAAGCCTGGAGCAAATTTAAAGCCCATACGTGCACCACCAAGGCATCACTCTTATCACACAGTCGAACAAAACGAAAAG GAATTGCGCCATCGACTGCAGGACAGCGCAATGCTACTAGAAGATACTGCAACGGGAAAGCTGCAGAAAGATTTTAATAATATGACTATTCGCTAA
- a CDS encoding hypothetical protein (NECATOR_CHRX.G26164.T1), producing MMSPTSSWLEFEKLSTPDSCLPDRDLLARLLMSNSCYEAMPVSGRLTIFDQKLLMWDAFMLLVNSESRHVLLSDSEHDSAITGILSVTDFIRVIIKMFREKDSAMDIKINDLGVMTIKQFRELVHKAGKLRKLVSISVENSLLDAVRILSAYRVHSLPVLDPLAGNPVAVLTHKRILKFIWAFGRKLFHPDHFAMSPRELHIGTWCGVRVVYPDTLLIDCLEILLNLGVSGVPVVDRNTHKVLDVYSRFDAIGVALHNEGLMLLNASVKEALKFKHICQSRCERVVSVRENETFYSVISTLVHHKVHRVCVVDENHVLQGIISLSDVLKALVLEPAKYMNPRSAAPRRVSQESFDLSNMELYIRSLNEAEEAHEVPAKTT from the exons ATGATGTCGCCTACATCCTCCTGGTTGGAATTCGAAAAACTTTCAACTCCG GATTCTTGTCTGCCTGATCGTGATCTGCTTGCCCGTCTTCTTATGTCAAATTCATGTTACGAAGCAATGCCTGTATCCGGTCGCTTAACTATTTTCGACCAAAAACTTCTAATGTGGGACGCTTTCATGCTTCTCGTGAATAGTG AATCTCGTCATGTTCTTCTCAGCGACTCAGAGCATGACAGCGCTATTACTGGAATACTGTCTGTGACCGACTTCATTCGAGTAATTATCAAAATGTTTCG CGAAAAGGACTCTGCTATGGATATAAAGATCAATGACCTCGGTGTAATGACAATAAAACAGTTTCGAG AACTTGTGCACAAGGCGGGAAAATTACGGAAGCTAGTGTCGATTAGTGTTGAAAATAG TCTGCTGGATGCTGTACGCATATTATCAGCCTATCGTGTTCATAGTCTTCCCGTACTTGATCCGTTAGCAGGGAATCCAGTCGCTGTTCTTACTCATAAACGCATATTAAAGTTTATATGGGCTTTT GGTCGGAAACTTTTCCATCCGGACCATTTTGCTATGTCGCCCAGAGAGCTCCATATCGGCACATGGTGTGGTGTTCGCGTT GTTTACCCTGATACGCTACTTATCGACTGCCTCGAGATATTGCTAAATCTAGGGGTATCTGGTGTGCCTGTAGTAGATCGCAACACTCACAA AGTTTTGGATGTATATTCCCGGTTTGATGCAATTGGAGTCGCTTTGCACAATGAAGGCCTCATGTTGCTCAATGCATCCGTAAAGGAAGCACTTAAATTCAAACATATCTGTCAG AGTCGATGCGAGCGAGTAGTCTCTGTTCGAGAAAATGAGACCTTCTACTCAGTGATCTCTACTCTGGTCCATCACAAAGTTCATCGAGTATGTGTTGTCGATGAAAACCATGTGTTAcag GGAATCATATCACTTTCGGACGTGCTGAAAGCTCTCGTTTTGGAGCCTGCAAAGTATATGAATCCTCGTTCAGCTGCTCCTAGACGCGTATCCCAGGAATCTTTCGACTTGTCCAACATG GAATTATATATACGCTCGCTAAATGAAGCAGAGGAAGCGCATGAAGTGCCTGCAAAAACAACTTGA
- a CDS encoding hypothetical protein (NECATOR_CHRX.G26166.T1) yields the protein MNTVQTWWTSEVQAWYVLVAVAIPANCDYLDDSVSGCSSKCAVTKDKDLTCFNSTLAYFEKTLFGVMRNYVAAQLNLASHSPGGVPSSKEQMVASTLAVMGKVNPLNIEDEKGLLTTDGARAIVEALVDNVLANSPGNYETYCPEGCEQSKSPWMWWFVASVIANVLLVAIASAFTMHSSLRAKTMHQDVQKMGTNAGKIVKQN from the exons ATGAACACGGTACAGACGTGGTGGACGTCTGAAGTACAG GCCTGGTATGTGCTCGTTGCCGTTGCGATTCCAGCAAATTGCGACTATTTGGATGACAGTGTTTCCGGTTGTTCCTCCAAGTGCGCTGTAACCAAAGATAAG GACCTCACCTGTTTCAATTCGACGCTCGCGTATTTTGAGAAGACGCTGTTTGGTGTTATGAGGAACTATGTTGCTGCACAG CTGAATCTCGCTTCGCATTCACCAGGTGGTGTTCCATCCTCAAAGGAGCAGATGGTGGCATCAACGCTTGCGGTGATGGGGAAG GTCAATCCGTTAAATATCGAAGACGAAAAAGGACTATTGACAACTGACGGTGCCAGAGCGATTGTAGAGGCTCTTGTAGACAATGTCCTG GCTAACAGTCCAGGGAATTACGAGACTTACTGTCCTGAGGGATGCGAGCAGTCGAAATCGCCTTGGATGTGGTGGTTTGTCGCTTCAGTGATCGCGAACGTTCTCCTAGTTGCCATTGCGTCTGCGTTCACGATGCATAG TAGTCTCAGGGCAAAGACCATGCATCAAGATGTACAGAAAATGGGCACTAATGCAGGAAAGATTGTGAAGCAGAACTGA
- a CDS encoding hypothetical protein (NECATOR_CHRX.G26163.T1) has protein sequence MKFVLLSVFLCGVVLSMPQNVKPAKFDNCGAKAVKQFKLIATGNAKMDIACEMCLDLVLIAETYAECGEAEAEAALEKKCDADFSSPATDKMCRSMVRSIAHEVIEDTEQDPSKVCLKVIHKQCSYSSI, from the exons ATGAAGTTCGTACTTCTTTCtg TGTTCCTCTGCGGTGTTGTGCTCTCTATGCCTCAAAATGTGAAACCTGCCAAATTCGATAACTGTGGTGCTAAAGCCGTGAAACAGTTCAAGCTTATCGCAACTGGAAATG cAAAAATGGACATTGCTTGTGAAATGTGCCTTGACTTGGTCCTTATTGCTGAAACATATGCTGAATGCGGAGAA GCGGAAGCCGAAGCTGCCCTGGAAAAGAAGTGTGACGCTGATTTCAGTTCGCCAGCAACTGACAAAATGTGTCGTAGCATGGTCCGTAGCATTGCTCAT GAAGTGATCGAAGACACCGAGCAGGATCCGAGCAAAGTTTGCTTGAAGGTGATCCACAAACAGTGTAGCTACAGTTCTATTTAA
- a CDS encoding hypothetical protein (NECATOR_CHRX.G26163.T2) encodes MQVIRFGIRAAGKFLIASFAMKFVLLSVFLCGVVLSMPQNVKPAKFDNCGAKAVKQFKLIATGNAKMDIACEMCLDLVLIAETYAECGEAEAEAALEKKCDADFSSPATDKMCRSMVRSIAHEVIEDTEQDPSKVCLKVIHKQCSYSSI; translated from the exons ATGCAGGTGATAAGGTTCGGTATAAGAGCTGCAGGAAAGTTTCTTATTGCCAGTTTTGCTATGAAGTTCGTACTTCTTTCtg TGTTCCTCTGCGGTGTTGTGCTCTCTATGCCTCAAAATGTGAAACCTGCCAAATTCGATAACTGTGGTGCTAAAGCCGTGAAACAGTTCAAGCTTATCGCAACTGGAAATG cAAAAATGGACATTGCTTGTGAAATGTGCCTTGACTTGGTCCTTATTGCTGAAACATATGCTGAATGCGGAGAA GCGGAAGCCGAAGCTGCCCTGGAAAAGAAGTGTGACGCTGATTTCAGTTCGCCAGCAACTGACAAAATGTGTCGTAGCATGGTCCGTAGCATTGCTCAT GAAGTGATCGAAGACACCGAGCAGGATCCGAGCAAAGTTTGCTTGAAGGTGATCCACAAACAGTGTAGCTACAGTTCTATTTAA